CTCGACACCGGCTACCACTTCGAGGAGACCATCGGCACCCGCGACGCGGTCGAGGCCGTGATGGACGTCAACGTCATCACCCTCACCCCGCGCCAGACCGTCGCCGAGCAGGACGCCGAGTACGGCCCCAAGCTGCACGACCGCGACCCCGACCTGTGCTGCAAGCTGCGCAAGGTGGAGCCGCTGGAGCGGGGCCTCAAGGGCTATGTGGCCTGGGCGACCGGGCTGCGCCGCGACGAGTCCCCGACCCGGGCGAACACCCCGGTCGTCGGCTGGGACGAGAAGCGGCAGAAGGTCAAGATCTCCCCGATCGCCCGCTGGACCCAGGACGACGTGGACGCCTACGTCACCGAGCACGGCGTCCTCACCAACCCGCTGCTGATGGACGGTTACGCCTCCGTCGGCTGTGCGCCCTGCACCCGCCGGGTCCTGGAGGGCGAGGACGCGCGCGCCGGCCGTTGGGCGGGCAGCGCCAAGACCGAGTGCGGGCTGCACGGCTGACCATGACTGAGTCTTCTACGAATTCTGCGAACTGGGAGAACCACGTGACGAGCGGAGCCACCGTCTGGCTCACGGGTCTGCCGAGCGCCGGCAAGACCACCATCGCCTACGAGCTGGCCGGCCGGCTCCGCGAGGAGGGCCACCGCGTCGAGGTGCTCGACGGCGACGAGATCCGCGAGTTCATCTCGGCGGGCCTCGGCTTCAGCCGCGAGGACCGGCACACCAACGTGCAGCGCATCGGCTTCCTCGCCGAACTGCTCGCCCGTAACGGCGTCAAGGCGCTCGTCCCCGTGATCGCGCCCTACGCCGACAGCCGTGACGCGGTGCGCAAGCGCCACCAGGAGAGCGGGGCGGCGTACCTGGAGGTCCATGTGGCCACTCCGGTCGAC
Above is a window of Streptomyces sp. DT2A-34 DNA encoding:
- the cysC gene encoding adenylyl-sulfate kinase — encoded protein: MTSGATVWLTGLPSAGKTTIAYELAGRLREEGHRVEVLDGDEIREFISAGLGFSREDRHTNVQRIGFLAELLARNGVKALVPVIAPYADSRDAVRKRHQESGAAYLEVHVATPVDVCSVRDVKGLYAKQAAGELTGLTGVDDPYEEPESPDLRIESQNQTVQESAASVYALLSERGLA
- a CDS encoding phosphoadenylyl-sulfate reductase; translation: MTAIQEERTTDDLKALAEQAGRDLEDASALEILQWATDTFGKRFCVTSSMEDAVVAHLASRAMPGVDVVFLDTGYHFEETIGTRDAVEAVMDVNVITLTPRQTVAEQDAEYGPKLHDRDPDLCCKLRKVEPLERGLKGYVAWATGLRRDESPTRANTPVVGWDEKRQKVKISPIARWTQDDVDAYVTEHGVLTNPLLMDGYASVGCAPCTRRVLEGEDARAGRWAGSAKTECGLHG